A stretch of DNA from Aspergillus flavus chromosome 3, complete sequence:
GCTCAAGTCACAGGGTGCAAATGCCCGCAACAAACAGATATCTCTGAGCACTACAGCTGTCGAGAACAGAgtgagcaagaagaagaaagctaaGAAATCTAAAAGTTCGGCATCGAAGGATAAGAAACGATCTGACAGTCAACATACGCAATCTGAAGAGGCACGCGAAGGTCCCAGTCAAGCAGGAACACCGCTGAGCAGTCGTCTCCGTTCATCTACCGGCAAGACACCCAAGGCTGACGCGCAAAGTACGACGGAACCTCAGCCTAATATGCCCCCCATGGGTGAATCAAACCTTGCTGCGAACGCTTCAAATTCTAATCACGGCTCTCCTGACAAGCCAATGTTCTCTAAATCTACTCCTAAGGACGTCGCCGTATCTGGTGAAACCACGGACGGTCTAGACCCTGCTTCTGACTGGATCGCGGATTCTTTCAGTGACGACATGGAGACGCAGATTGCGTCTCAACTAGAGCAAGACCTAGAATTTGCTGTCGATTCGGATAAACcagatcaagaacaagagacgGGGCTTCCGTTTGAACCTCCGTCTGAACCTCCgatgacaaggaaaaggaaaagagatgaagaaatcgCGTCAACACCTTCTAGTAAAGAGCGACGTCGATCGACGAGACATTCTGCGAAGGAAATAGATAATGCTGATCTCGAGGAACCTCGGAGCACCCGCTCAAAGAAGTCAATGTCGTCGAGCAATGCCCAACAGGTTGCATCTTCACCAGCTGGGTCAGcgccgaagaagcaaaagctCCATGCAAAAGGCGCTGCCGATGATGCACCTGCCAGTCTGCCCGATCTACAGCAGGGCAATCCCGGCACTACTAAGGTCAATGAGGCCACTGACTCGCAGAAACGCAGGTCCTCCCGCCTGAGTGGTCACTCCCCACTGGCTGTACCAAAAGAAGACGCAACTCCCAGGAAATCACCTCGGAAAGGTCGTTGGCGCAAGCGAAACGCTAAGCGTAAAGGCAATGCATCAAGGGAACCATCTCCGAGGCCAGAGGCTCACGCCGAAGAAATTGCTACGGCAGCTTCTCATGATAAtcacgaagaagaaacacaagAGGGTTCTTTGGAACACCATGACATTCAACACCCCGAAGAACCTGCCCCGGCCGCCGAGAAGACGGCTACCGCTCCTACAAGCGAGAAGGAACCACCTACCAACCAAGAACCTAAAAACGATATCAATATAGGAAACGCGGACGTCGATCCCGTTTTCCGAACAGGAAAACAAGCCCTCTCCCGAACAACCCAGATGGATGCCCATCCAGATAATGTCAGCGGTGCAACAGGAATTATCACCTCGTTCAGAAACCTGCTGGACGATATTAAATCGGCCACCCTGGACCGAGATGCGATTCGACAAATTGATGATCTGATGTTTGAAATCCGGGTTGAAACGGGCGAGGCCTTAAGGAGACATACTGGTTAATCTTTCATATGCATAGCGAAGGCGTTGAATTCTTTCATGTTATCtttctatatcttattaCTTGTGTTCAGACTTTCCTGGTTATGTCGGAAAAGGTCATTATCATTTTGTGATGTTATTCTTTTGAGATCCTCTTTTGTTGGTTTGTCTACTtgtctctgtttcttttgtttggCACCGCGCGATGGAAGGCTATGGTAATTGATACGTACAAAAAGGATATTGGACGGGACATAAGTGTCGGTATCTGGTATCCATGCATGAATATATTCATTTATAGAGAGCCACTGTTATTTGTTCCTTCGGTGTAATGCGGTTACTGGGTATTCTCCTATCGAAGATGATATAAGGCAGCCCCACGTGCCCCACCGTTGTTGTTCTGCTACTTTTCGGTGGTCCCCCGCATTGCATCAATCGTCCCGTCACCTCTTCAAGTTCTCATATTATTGCTTGGTTATAGTATCCATCTACAATGGACCGTTCTAACAAGCCTTCGGCCATCGGCGTGGGTGCATCTGTGCCTCAGCCCACCATCTCCCTCCGCGACAATACTGTCGAAGCCACGCTGCCCTCCGGCGAATCCGTTACGATCCACCTGTACGGAGCTACTGTCACTTCCTGGAAATTAGCAAATGGCAAAGAGCAATTATTTGTGAGCGAGAAGGCTCATCTTGACGGTTCAAAGCCAATCCGCGGCGGTATCCCCGTTGTGTTCCCTGTACGTCCACTCAGGCTCGAATTCAGACCGCACTCTATAACTAACCAGATCTGTTGGTGAATGTGTAGGTCTTcggtcctcctcctcagaaCCATGCCACCTCCTCCCTTCCACAACACGGCTTTGCGCGTAACAGTACTTGGGAATTCTTGGGCAAGTCATCATCGGAATCCCTAGGCAAGGATCGCAGCGGAGATGGCTCTGTCAAGCTGGACTTCGGTCTCTCCCGCCCCATGCTCACAGAAGATTTCCAGAAGGCATGGCCGTACGACTTCGGGCTGGTATATAGCGTTACTTTGACCAAGGAGAGTCTGGAGACGTCTCTCCAGGTGCAGAACAAGGGTAGTCAGAATTTTGACTTCCAGGTATTGATGCATACGTATCTCAAGATCGACGTAAGTCCCCATGCATTACGGATCTCATCTTCAAGCTCTAACATCTCGGTACCAGGACATCTCCGATATCCGCGTCAAGAACCTCGAATCTAAGACCTACGTCGATAAAACACAGAATGCTGCCGTCATCACCGAAACCTCCCCTGCCGTTGAGATCAACAAGGAAACCGACCGCGTGTACCAATCATTGGACCCCAAGGTGCCTATTATTGTTTCGTCCGCTAGTGATGATAAGCCCATTTTCTCCATTACCAGGGAGGGACTGAATGACGTCGTTGTGTGGAACCCGTGGATTGAAAAGGCCAAGGGCATGGCTGACTTTGGTCCGGGTGAGGCATACAAGAACATGATCTGTGTTGAAGCAGGCTCCGTGGCTGGATGGCAGACTTTGGAGGCCGGTGACTTCTGGGAAGGCGGACAGTCCATCCGGCCGAGACTGTGAAGGGTTTCGATCTAGTCTGACTTTCTACGATAGATGGCTAGATAGCTGGCAGCATCGTCTCTCTTCAAGCTTGCAGGTAAGAAATATGCGCCAGGCGCGACAGAGTACCTTATCAATTTTAATGGCGTTGTAAATAGATCGCCCAGGACGAACTCTGAACTTGAAAATACATTGACGATTTCGGTATTGTGTTCTATGACTATATGTGCAGTCTGATATATACAAGCTGCTTCCCCCAGGTTCTAGAGACCAGTAATCTAAGTCTTTCCCTCCACAGGGCGATCCGATTCGCTCAAAAGCCGTAGAGCAGCATCCTTGCTATATTGAGGTCCCCTGTAGTCACGCCTACCGCGAAAGAACCACCAGACCGCGGTCATAGCCATCAACCCTACAACAATGACACTAGTATAGTTCATATCACGCGCTGTCGCTGGAAGAACGAGCggaaaacagaagaaaaccaCAGTCACGATAATAtacacaacagcaacagcattAATAACAAGCCCGAATTGCCCCAAATAAAAAGGACCAGGAACGATATTCTTCCTGCCCGTCAATACATGCGGAAGAATAGCCCCAAGGTAAGACAACGTGCTCAGCACGATATACGAGGAAATCAAAGCCTGGAACGCAGTTGTGCTGCCAACATATATACACCCGAGACACGTCACCATGGTACTCACAGCCACAGTTGCACGAACAGGGGCATTGAGTTTCGGATGTACTTCGCAGAAATAAGAGGCGAATGGAGTTGCATTGTCCCTGGCCAGGCTCCACCACATACGCCCACCTGTGACCAAGGTTCCGATTAGAGTTGGGAAAgtggcgaggaagaggacggCGATTAGTCCGATTGCGCCTGCGCGGGATCCGGTGGCTTGTTTGTAGATTTCGGCTGTTGGGAAGACTGCTATTTCGCTGTTGAAGACGGCGTCTAGGTCTTGGATGGAGTAGAATAGGGCGATTAGGTATATGAATGCTGTGGTGAAGGCTGTGAGCATCTGGAGCATGATGCCCTGGGGGACCTTGATTTCGGGGTTTGGGACTGTGGATGGAATCAATAGAATGCTTTTGAGGTGGACGGGAAAATGTACCTTCTTCGGATAAATGCGAGATACAATCGGGCACTCCGACTGCGAAGGCTGCATTTAGTAGTCCGGTCATGAAGCTGATGCCATCTGGCCATCGGCCGGTGTTGTGGAAGTTTGTCCACACTTCGGGACTACTTGCATGTTTCGTCGGCATCACTGCCAGGATGATGACTGTCACGATTAACCCACACATTGAAAGTAGCAGGGCAATTCGGTTTATCAGAGGGATGAATCGATTCCCTAAGCATACTATGCCGCAACAGATCCAATTGACTAGCTGGAAGACGATAAAAACCTGCCATGGTTGCCATTTCATGCCAGGACTCCGGAGCAGATGCATAGCCACGATCTCATTCCCCATCATTGAGCTGATAGACGAAGCGGAAAGAAGCCAGGCACAGGCATTGAGATAGCCGGTGAAGAACCCGACAATTCGTCCATGCTTTTGACTTAACACCGATGACCAGTAGTAGACTCCTCCAGCGGATGGCATCGAGGAGGCGAGCTCGGATAGAGAAGCAGAGATCAGTGTGTAGAAGACGCTGACGAGAATAAGTCCATAGAGAACGGCCATTGGCCCTCCATTTTGCAGAGCTGCAACGATTGTACCACCTGTTGTGGCCCAAGAACTGCAGTCGTCAGCTACTAGTATCTCTTCATGTGCTATTCATCATCACTTACTTGGCAATGATGATCCCTAAGCTAGTTAAACTGACGAGATCGAAGTTGCGGACTAGCTCCTGCTTGTGTCCCAGTGCTGACTCTAGTCGAGCTGTGTCCATTATGGGTTATAGCCAGAGAAATTGGAATTGGCGGAGTTCGTGACCGTCGAGATAACCACACTGCAGTGTATGACAAGAGATAAAAGGAAAGCTAGAGTAACAGTATCTTATTCTCCATAGCCATGCAAGGGTGCCATATGGTTACCACGTGAATAAGCGTGTCATATAGTTTCCGAGGCAGATTGGTCCAGAATAGGCAGttttgaagagaaagggatgTCCAATACGATGTGTAGACCCCACGCTGATGCAAGGGACTCGAAGATTATAAATCGAGAAAAACCTTGACGTTTCGCCACAGAAATCTAGACATATATGCTTTAGGAATAATATAGGAGCTTCATCATGTACAAGGTAACTGCCTGGAAATATGTGCTATGGCACTACCACGGAGTATGTTCTATGTGCCGACCAACGCGCATATCTGACTCCCGGCTAATCGCTGTCTAATAAAGACCTAATGTTAAAGGTATATACAAAGTTGAAAATAGAGCTTTTAATAAGCCTTCCACAAGACATAGTAGGATTAAGGGGTCCCATCAGGCAGCACTTCCGTATACTGTCTTTCAATTTGGGCATCATGGACTGTGAAAGAAACTCCGTTTTCAAAACAAATTGTACTCAGTTCCTTTGTGATTTCGTATATCCAAGATACCAGCAGTGATGAAGGCTCTGGATATATCTTCAAGCATTCACTTCTTTCTTGAGATGATAAATTGGGGTTCTGAAAAGTCCCTTCAATACTCAGTTGTTTGAGCAGAGGGAATATGACATACGATGCCTGGACATGCGATGCCTTAACCAAACTGCACAACCCTGCCACTAATACCTCATGTTTACCCTCATCCCTACCCATATCAGCTATATAGAGAGATTCAAGGCACGGAGGTAAAATATCCACCAAAGGAGTGCGCAGCCTATCACCAACAAGGATATCCATACTTAGTCGAAGACGTTTCAACGCGGCATAGTCGCTCAACGACC
This window harbors:
- a CDS encoding apospory-associated protein c, with the protein product MDRSNKPSAIGVGASVPQPTISLRDNTVEATLPSGESVTIHLYGATVTSWKLANGKEQLFVSEKAHLDGSKPIRGGIPVVFPVFGPPPQNHATSSLPQHGFARNSTWEFLGKSSSESLGKDRSGDGSVKLDFGLSRPMLTEDFQKAWPYDFGLVYSVTLTKESLETSLQVQNKGSQNFDFQVLMHTYLKIDDISDIRVKNLESKTYVDKTQNAAVITETSPAVEINKETDRVYQSLDPKVPIIVSSASDDKPIFSITREGLNDVVVWNPWIEKAKGMADFGPGEAYKNMICVEAGSVAGWQTLEAGDFWEGGQSIRPRL
- a CDS encoding amino acid transporter (unnamed protein product), with the translated sequence MDTARLESALGHKQELVRNFDLVSLTSLGIIIANSWATTGGTIVAALQNGGPMAVLYGLILVSVFYTLISASLSELASSMPSAGGVYYWSSVLSQKHGRIVGFFTGYLNACAWLLSASSISSMMGNEIVAMHLLRSPGMKWQPWQVFIVFQLVNWICCGIVCLGNRFIPLINRIALLLSMCGLIVTVIILAVMPTKHASSPEVWTNFHNTGRWPDGISFMTGLLNAAFAVGVPDCISHLSEEVPNPEIKVPQGIMLQMLTAFTTAFIYLIALFYSIQDLDAVFNSEIAVFPTAEIYKQATGSRAGAIGLIAVLFLATFPTLIGTLVTGGRMWWSLARDNATPFASYFCEVHPKLNAPVRATVAVSTMVTCLGCIYVGSTTAFQALISSYIVLSTLSYLGAILPHVLTGRKNIVPGPFYLGQFGLVINAVAVVYIIVTVVFFCFPLVLPATARDMNYTSVIVVGLMAMTAVWWFFRGRRDYRGPQYSKDAALRLLSESDRPVEGKT